Proteins from a genomic interval of Bacillota bacterium:
- a CDS encoding tetratricopeptide repeat protein, whose translation MFTGFNKRAKSRLLKGIIIFVAVTFALGLAYTGTRIGKPAATDQGRPIAVVNGEKITSGAFAEAHQRVLLNQHQQMGNIPPELYGPLRVAVLDQMVQQALLLQEAKKERIKVSSRELNEKLNQQKAGFSSDKEFKQALEYSGLTVGKLRDLLRQQLLLENLINKVKAEAKVSPEEVKKAYQEENKKAPQGPDFEKARPELEKRLKSEAEAKVVDKWFKGVMDSAKIDIFDDEINGIKSAQKGELDKAITYYESALKHDPGNQYVYVDLGIAYQRKKDLDKAVANFKKAVDLSPNDPYMRLLLGNAYKEKGMVEEAAGEFRQASDLGYADILLHLRLNSLFKAMSKDADAKNEEKRIQELQKLIEAQRKAQERQLQEQQQKQDQQKQQSQPSPESQSPQSPEAQGAQKN comes from the coding sequence TTGTTCACTGGCTTTAACAAGAGAGCCAAGTCTAGATTATTAAAGGGCATCATCATATTCGTTGCTGTTACCTTTGCCCTGGGCCTTGCCTACACGGGCACCAGGATTGGGAAGCCTGCGGCGACGGACCAGGGGAGGCCCATAGCGGTAGTCAACGGCGAGAAAATCACCTCTGGAGCCTTTGCCGAGGCGCACCAGCGGGTGCTCCTGAACCAGCACCAGCAGATGGGGAATATTCCCCCCGAGCTTTACGGCCCGCTCCGGGTTGCGGTGCTCGACCAGATGGTGCAGCAGGCGCTTCTCCTGCAGGAAGCCAAGAAGGAGCGGATAAAGGTCTCATCCAGGGAGCTCAATGAGAAGCTCAACCAGCAAAAGGCCGGTTTCTCCTCGGATAAGGAGTTCAAGCAGGCGCTGGAGTATTCAGGGTTGACCGTGGGGAAGCTGCGTGACCTGCTGAGGCAGCAGCTCCTGCTGGAAAACCTGATCAATAAGGTCAAAGCCGAGGCGAAGGTATCGCCGGAGGAGGTCAAGAAGGCCTACCAGGAGGAGAATAAGAAGGCGCCCCAGGGGCCCGATTTCGAGAAGGCCCGGCCCGAGCTCGAGAAGAGGCTGAAGTCGGAGGCCGAGGCCAAGGTTGTGGACAAGTGGTTCAAGGGCGTGATGGATTCCGCGAAGATAGACATCTTTGACGATGAGATAAATGGCATAAAGAGCGCGCAAAAGGGCGAATTGGACAAGGCCATAACCTATTATGAAAGCGCCCTGAAACATGATCCGGGGAACCAGTATGTTTACGTGGATCTCGGCATAGCCTACCAGAGGAAGAAGGATCTCGACAAGGCCGTTGCCAATTTCAAGAAGGCGGTAGACCTCTCGCCCAACGACCCTTACATGAGGCTTCTTCTCGGCAACGCCTACAAGGAAAAGGGCATGGTGGAGGAGGCAGCAGGCGAATTCAGGCAGGCGTCCGACCTCGGGTATGCCGACATACTGCTGCATCTCAGGCTCAACAGCCTCTTCAAGGCGATGAGCAAGGATGCCGATGCGAAGAATGAGGAGAAGAGGATACAGGAGCTCCAGAAGCTGATAGAGGCCCAGCGGAAGGCC